One Phaseolus vulgaris cultivar G19833 chromosome 2, P. vulgaris v2.0, whole genome shotgun sequence DNA window includes the following coding sequences:
- the LOC137810792 gene encoding uncharacterized protein At5g01610 encodes MERALTKVSSLKVGLGNSWITKKAKEEFSNISGDISIFSNTVEEKAKWIFNKLKGKPQKGLPELLQEYNLPAGLFPLNIICYEFDATKGKLIVYLPSASEVSFKDSSVVRYATRVKGVLTRGKLSAIDGMKTKVLVWVKVTGVAVEGYKSDKLWFTAGVKKSRPKEAYDRPHDAVRVSEF; translated from the exons ATGGAGAGGGCTCTCACTAAAGTTAGCAGCTTGAAGGTGGGGTTGGGGAACTCATGGATCACCAAGAAGGCCAAGGAGGAGTTTTCTAACATCTCTGGAGACATCTCT ATCTTCTCAAATACGGTTGAAGAAAAGGCAAAGTGGATCTTCAACAAACTAAAAG gCAAGCCCCAGAAAGGCCTACCAGAACTCCTCCAAGAGTATAATTTGCCGGCAGGGCTATTTCCTCTGAACATAATCTGCTATGAGTTTGATGCAACCAAGGGTAAGCTGATTGTGTACTTGCCATCTGCAAGTGAGGTCAGCTTCAAGGACTCTTCTGTGGTGAGATACGCAACCCGAGTGAAAGGGGTGCTTACAAGGGGAAAGCTTTCAGCAATAGATGGAATGAAAACAAAGGTTCTTGTGTGGGTGAAGGTGACAGGTGTGGCAGTCGAAGGTTACAAGTCTGATAAGTTGTGGTTTACTGCTGGTGTAAAGAAGTCAAGGCCAAAAGAAGCATATGATAGGCCTCATGATGCTGTCAGAGTATCAGAATTCTGA
- the LOC137810793 gene encoding protein RETARDED ROOT GROWTH, mitochondrial isoform X2: MGGRWKTFSLFYNRLTTSSSSSYSSKSHFPSFNRSLSLAAAPSEIPDPDPFEFGAPHVDPTVKIPVKAYFLSTRASRLIITETLFLPLLALLQTMLLSASVTLIWILMHLIQGPGFHVKASNCQYMVVYQYGSAVLFNIEDHEVESYLELVKRHASGLLREMRKDDYAIKEKPLLVEDMQGGPDYIVLKSLDTDGIRIIGSVLGQSIALDYFVSQVDGLVEEFAGINRGMEKTGTFTMDKKKLLQLVGKANSNLADVILKVGLFERSEIAWRDAKYAQIYEYLREEYEVAQRFGNLDFKLKFVEHNIHFLQEVLQNRKSDFLEWFIIGLLTIENVLSLYEILRATNTDS; this comes from the exons ATGGGTGGAAGATGGAAAACCTTCTCTCTGTTCTATAACCGCTTAACcacttcttcatcttcttcttactCTTCCAAATCCCACTTTCCCTCCTTCAACCGTTCTCTCTCTCTCGCAGCTGCACCTTCCGAAATACCCGACCCGGATCCATTCGAGTTCGGAGCCCCGCACGTCGACCCCACTGTCAAAATCCCCGTCAAAGCTTATTTCCTCTCTACCAG GGCATCCAGGCTGATAATCACCGAAACATTGTTCCTCCCTCTTCTCGCTCTTCTTCAAACTATGTTGCTCTCCGCTTCTGTGACTTTAATTTGGATTCTAAT GCATTTGATTCAGGGACCTGGATTTCACGTGAAAGCAAGCAACTGTCAATACATGGTTGTATATCAGTATGGGTCAGCTGTCTTGTTTAATATTGAGGATCATGAAGTGGAAAGTTACCTGGAATTAGTTAAGAGGCATGCATCTGGTTTACTTAGAGAGATGAGAAAAGATG ATTATGCAATAAAGGAGAAGCCATTGTTAGTTGAGGACATGCAAGGAGGTCCAGACTACATAGTTCTGAAATCGTTGGATACTGATGGTATCCGTATAATTGGAAGTGTACTGGGACAAAGTATAGCTCTGGATTATTTTGTCTCACAG GTTGATGGTTTAGTTGAAGAGTTCGCCGGCATAAATCGTGGAATGGAGAAAACTGGAACCTTCACCATGGATAAGAAGAAACTACTTCAGCTTGTTGGGAAGGCTAACTCAAATTTGGCCGATGTGATTCTTAAAGTTGGGCTCTTTGAGAG ATCTGAAATTGCTTGGCGGGATGCAAAGTATGCTCAAATATATGAGTATCTTCGGGAGGAGTATGAAGTTGCACAACGCTTTGGAAACCTGGATTTCAAATTGAAATTCGTAGAG CACaatattcattttcttcaagAAGTTCTGCAGAACAGGAAATCAGATTTCTTGGAATGGTTCATTATTGGTTTATTGACTATTGAAAATGTTCTATCCTTATATGAGATTCTTCGAGCTACAAATACAGATTCTTAG
- the LOC137810793 gene encoding protein RETARDED ROOT GROWTH, mitochondrial isoform X1 has translation MGGRWKTFSLFYNRLTTSSSSSYSSKSHFPSFNRSLSLAAAPSEIPDPDPFEFGAPHVDPTVKIPVKAYFLSTSINLKGIQADNHRNIVPPSSRSSSNYVALRFCDFNLDSNGPGFHVKASNCQYMVVYQYGSAVLFNIEDHEVESYLELVKRHASGLLREMRKDDYAIKEKPLLVEDMQGGPDYIVLKSLDTDGIRIIGSVLGQSIALDYFVSQVDGLVEEFAGINRGMEKTGTFTMDKKKLLQLVGKANSNLADVILKVGLFERSEIAWRDAKYAQIYEYLREEYEVAQRFGNLDFKLKFVEHNIHFLQEVLQNRKSDFLEWFIIGLLTIENVLSLYEILRATNTDS, from the exons ATGGGTGGAAGATGGAAAACCTTCTCTCTGTTCTATAACCGCTTAACcacttcttcatcttcttcttactCTTCCAAATCCCACTTTCCCTCCTTCAACCGTTCTCTCTCTCTCGCAGCTGCACCTTCCGAAATACCCGACCCGGATCCATTCGAGTTCGGAGCCCCGCACGTCGACCCCACTGTCAAAATCCCCGTCAAAGCTTATTTCCTCTCTACCAG TATAAATTTGAAGGGCATCCAGGCTGATAATCACCGAAACATTGTTCCTCCCTCTTCTCGCTCTTCTTCAAACTATGTTGCTCTCCGCTTCTGTGACTTTAATTTGGATTCTAAT GGACCTGGATTTCACGTGAAAGCAAGCAACTGTCAATACATGGTTGTATATCAGTATGGGTCAGCTGTCTTGTTTAATATTGAGGATCATGAAGTGGAAAGTTACCTGGAATTAGTTAAGAGGCATGCATCTGGTTTACTTAGAGAGATGAGAAAAGATG ATTATGCAATAAAGGAGAAGCCATTGTTAGTTGAGGACATGCAAGGAGGTCCAGACTACATAGTTCTGAAATCGTTGGATACTGATGGTATCCGTATAATTGGAAGTGTACTGGGACAAAGTATAGCTCTGGATTATTTTGTCTCACAG GTTGATGGTTTAGTTGAAGAGTTCGCCGGCATAAATCGTGGAATGGAGAAAACTGGAACCTTCACCATGGATAAGAAGAAACTACTTCAGCTTGTTGGGAAGGCTAACTCAAATTTGGCCGATGTGATTCTTAAAGTTGGGCTCTTTGAGAG ATCTGAAATTGCTTGGCGGGATGCAAAGTATGCTCAAATATATGAGTATCTTCGGGAGGAGTATGAAGTTGCACAACGCTTTGGAAACCTGGATTTCAAATTGAAATTCGTAGAG CACaatattcattttcttcaagAAGTTCTGCAGAACAGGAAATCAGATTTCTTGGAATGGTTCATTATTGGTTTATTGACTATTGAAAATGTTCTATCCTTATATGAGATTCTTCGAGCTACAAATACAGATTCTTAG